The following is a genomic window from Triticum urartu cultivar G1812 unplaced genomic scaffold, Tu2.1 TuUngrouped_contig_6184, whole genome shotgun sequence.
CATCCTCCAACACATCAGCGCCACAAGCAACCCCTTCCATATTCCAACATCCACACCAGCATGACCAGGCCGCTGGCACCACGATCAGCAAGTCCACCACTACAGGTGGACAACCGAGTGACCCAGATCAGATCCAGTCGATGCTGCCGCCATCCACACCTGCGCTGCAGCCTCCGACAGACGCCCGTGACCTCAGGCACCCACGCACAGCATAAGTGACGCAGCTTCAGTGACTTTATGAAGCCAAGTCTCACTGTAACTTAGCTGCTATTATCAGCCGTCCGTGAAAGATCCAACGTTCCAGGTTGATCTATTTTTCATACTGAAAATTTTGAAGTGTTCATAAAAAATTGGAAAAATTATATCACAAATGTTTCGTTTTGTATTGTGGGAAAGTGTCAACCCATTTGGATGTATGGTTTGCGATTAAATAGCCTTTTGAGCTCAGATAAATAAAAAATGTGCATTCACAAGCGATTCAGTAGCGGCCTTTGAGCCCACGAGGGCGAGCCTGAAAGCCCCAAGCCCCCTACTCCACCACTCCCCCCACTCGCTCCCCTCCCCTTCCCCAGCCAATTTTTGCTGGAGCTGACGCCGCACAAGATGGCGGTGTGCCACCTCGTGCAGGTCTTCGCGCCGCCGGCGCAGCAGCAGCATCAGGCCCCGCCCTTCCCCTTCGACTCCGTCGCCCACCACAACCGCCTCGGCCTCTTCCTCTTCGCCCTCACCCGCGTAACTTCCTCCCGCTCCCACGCCCGTGCCCCCTCTCGCTCTTGTCCGTGTGCTCCCACCGCTACCACTCGGTGGAGACTAGCTTTACCATTATCTCTAAGCCCCATTGCATACAGTAATGTAATTAGCATCAAAATGCAGAATGGGCTTCGTCTGCTGAAGTATTCATCTAGTTTGTAGCATTCAGTAAAGCATCAGTTGTTCGCCGGTTTAGCCGATTTTGTTATTGTAACTTCTCGGTAGCTGTTGTATTTTGCATGAGAAACTTGACAGCTGACGCAGCCACATTAGCGCTGATTCGCTATGGCCTTGCGAATGGCAGTGTTGTTGATATATGCAATTTGGACTTGGCTCGAGAGAATGTTCATCAATACATTTGGTGTCAATCGATTGCATGTAGTTCTTCTACTGTTTTTGATGTACACGGTTATATATATGTTGCCAAGTTCGAGGCCTTGTATGTATTGCATTGTAGCTTCCTTTTTCTTGTCTCCCTCTCCGATGCAACATTTTGACTCATACCTTATTCTTCTTGCAGTCATGTGAGGATTTTTTGGAACCGCCACTGGAAGAGCTTTTAAGGCAGTTGAAGGCGGTAGACGATTTAGTTAATGGTTGGCTTTGTGAGCAGTTGACAACCACACTGGCTGGGCTTAACTCACCAGACGATTTGTTCAACTTTTTTGATAAGCTAAGAGGTGAGCTTCACAGTATGGATGGATGTTTGAGTCCTTGCTATTCCCTTCTTAATACATGCCTCCCAAATAGACAGCTTACCCTGCAGTGTTTTTCGCCAGGTGTGCTCACTTCACCGGACGGTGGAAGTGTGGAAGATGAATTTCTGGACCCAAATAGTCAGCTTGGAGTTTTTCTTCGTTGCTGTATACTGGCCTTCAATTCCATGACTTTTGAGGTGCTACAACTAGAATATTGCACTGACATCCCTTTCTTTTGATATTTATATGCCCTTCTTTTGATTATTTTTATGCCCTTTCTCTTTTCTTATTTGGGGTATTAACTGAGTAGGCTGAAAATTCTTGTAGGGTGTCTGCCATCTGTTGGCAAATCTTGTGGCGTACTGTAACTCAGCTGAGGCTTCATATGATTTGGCAGAAGATGAGGACTTTAATGGTGAAATAGAAATGGGCGACCCGATGGATGCAGATATAGGTGTTAGATCTGGTGTATTTGACAGATATACTCAAGGCTATGCCACTGAGAGCCATATGGGGGAGAGCTCTTCGTCTCTAGTCCATGCACCTATCTCACTTCATAATTTTGATGAAGGTAAACTTGAATTCTAAACCCTTTTAACCTAATTTTTAATTTTTAACTTTACTTTGATGGGACTGTGGAATTATTTGAATTTGCCAAGGAAGACAGAATAAATGGCACACCAGAATTTTTAAAATCATCTGTGACCAATAAGAAAGACAGAATGCAACAAGTACAACATGGAAGAAATGCTAGCTCAGAATTTAGCATGTAGtcagttttttttttttgagctGTCATATGTGATCATGCAAAGAGTTATCCGCCCCTGAATTAGTATTGACATTAATGTCAAGCTTGTAATGTTTGCCTCCTAAGATGCTATCTTGACATCTGGTATTAGAAAAATGTACACTAGTATTCAACTGATTTCCTTCAAGCACATGCCATTTAAATAATGTCATCTAGCTGTGTCAGTGTGTCGGAATTATCACACTTTATTTTTTCATTATACAATTAACTAATTATTTGGTAATAGTAATGCCAGCATTTGCGGCTTCATCACCTTGCTTCTTTTTCTAATGCCTTTTGTGTACTTGAAAGTGAACCATTTGCCACTCAGGTTATGTGAATCATGTTTCAAAATATTACTAAATGATGCTCACCACAATTATTGTTGattgatttttttattttgtaTATATGCTGGTTATTTTTGTTGCCAAACAGATTAGGTGACTGAATTTTACTCTTCTTTGTTCATCCACCATACCACATGAAATCTATTTGTGAGAATTATTTTGGTTTTACCAGGATGGCAGGGTGTCAAATGGTCAACTATACTTATATAGCATTTGTCTTCCCTTTTCTAGCCGATATTTTCAAAGCAGAGGATAATCCAACTTGTCTGAGATCAAGGTGGCAATTAGAGGCATTTCTGAACCAGCAAGCTGACGTTCTTGAAAAGTGAGTATCGTTTCCTACATTTAATCAGCTAATTCACGTATCGGAAACTAAAGGATATGCGCAGTGCCTTTAACGGCAGCTCTTTTGCTGCAGGGATCCCAGCTCAGTGCCTTTGAATTCATTTAACAACACTATGGCACAGCTTCAGACATTAGCTCCAGAGCTTCATCGTGTAAGTTATGCCACAGTATAATGCATCTGATATGTGACTATGACAGTGAACAGCTCCCAATACTTTTTGGTTTACTTTGTACCCTTGTTCTACCTGTCAGGTCCAATTCTTGCAATACTTGAATGCTCTTTGCCATGATGACTATGTTGCTTCATTAGACCATCTTCACCGCTATTTTGATTACAGGTCAGTGCCAGACCCTCAACCATACTATGGGGAGTGCTGATATTGTGACCACATTTTTTCCATAATTCAATGTTACTATTGAGCATTTAGTCACCAGCTCATTGTGTGACTTTTTGATGTTTTAACATCTGTTTTGTCCATTTAAGCAATGCCTGATGACATTTTTAAATTTAAGGAATGCTTTTTGTATGCAATGTCCTGATAAATCAGCATAGTCATGTTATGCTATAGAATCTAGACTGTTGAAGCATATACACGAAATAAAACCACCAAAAGTCTTATTCATTCAACAGTGTCACCTATATTATCCTAGTGCAGTGTTGCTCAATGCTACAGCTTATTTGTTGGCCTGCTCGCTAGGCTGAAAGGTTGGATTCTTTTGCCCACAACCCAAGATGTGATAATGACATGTTGCGTATGCTGTATATTGGAGACACAGTAACCTCTTGTAAATTTGTTCCTAACTGGTTATACTTTATTTATAGTGCTGGGATGCAAGGACTTTTCAGTCGTTCTTCATCTCCTCACCAAGATAATATTGTCGGAAAGTATGAGAGTGCTCTGCTCTGCTTAGGCAACTTGCATTGTTATTTTGGACATCCAAAGAAAGCCCTAGAGGTAATATAAGGTATTGGTTTATCTTGTTTTCTGCTATCAGCATATCACTCCATCGAGCTATTTATTTCAACATTGCACATTAATTATTGTTCTGTTGGGTTGCTTTCTTGCAGGCATTCACAGAAGCAGTGCGTGTTTCTCAAATGGTTAGTTTACTGAACTTGTCTATTTCTCAAAtatagtgtcaaaaacgctcttatattatgggatggagggagtagaattCTATCCAACCATGTTGAAAGAAACAATGATTattcatgccttgcatgtatgtTACATTTTTGTAGTGTTATTTCAATATTAATGCAAGCCGCTCTTCAGTTGGCTGCTTAACAGATGCGATATTTTTTTTTCAGAACAATGATGATTCATGCCTTGCATATATATTAGGAGCCATTTCCAATCTATTATCAAAGATAGGAATATCAAGCACAGTTGGACTAATTGGTTCTCGATATTCACTTGGAAACAATATTGGACTGGGCACACCATTGTCCATTCAGCAGCAGTTGCTTGTTCTGTTGAAGCGATCACTTAAGAGAGCTGATATGCTGAAACTTACAAGCTTGTTATCCTTTGATCACATCTCTCTTGCAAAATTTGATTTGAAGGTAAGATCTCAATTTGGTATTATCTGCCTTTATAAGGTCTTTAAGATACTTAGCTATGCTTAAGTTTCTTTGGTCATCTTACTGCTTTTGTATGCTGTCGGGCTGTCCTAGTGCTAGTGTTCAGACATGGGATCACAACTTTTATATACAGTGTAGCTGTGCGTCCTTGTTGATCTGTGTTTTCTTCTGACTCTAAACCTTTGCTTGCCAGCATGTCCAAAGGCCGTTGGTGTCCTTTGGCCCTAATGGTTCTACAAAGCTTAGAACATGTCCTGCAGATGTCTGCAAGGTATGCCACACTTAAGCTATAAATAATATCACACTCAGTCACTCATCCCCAATATAGAGGATGTATATGTTTGCTTCTAAATTAATTAGGTTTTCTGTCTTATGTTTTATTGCAGAATTTAAGATTAAGTTCCCATGTGCTGTCCGACTTTGGCGCAGATGGCTTATCAATTTCGAGTGATAATGGTAGTTTCAGCACCTCATGGCTTAAGAATCTGTCTGATGCTTCCAGTTCTTGGTGTAGTAGCTCAACAAAGCCTAGAAAATTTATTACAAATGACTTTGACAATTTCCACTTTCATGCACAACCAAGTCCAATACCTACGTCAGTATTGCAATTAGCTGGCTCAGCATATTTGATGAGGGCCACTGCCTGGGAGCACTATGGAAGGTACTGTTCTCTGTTAATGTTTACTATAAAAATGCATTTTCATAGCAGAAATTGCAAGTTGTATAATTATTTTGCCAGCTTGGCACATAATTGTGGATGTGCTGGCAAAAGGGAGCGTTAGATAAACAATGACCAAATGTCTCAGTTTAGGAAGTGCAAATACTTGGGCCGCATGTTGTTGGACTATTCGTTGATACTGCTAAATATTAGATAACTTTAAATACTAGAAACAGCAGGATATTGGCCTCACCTGTTGTTACTTGTTCGATGTGCATACGGCCTTTTAAAAACTTTTGGTCTTACAAAGCGTTAATTCAACCCTTGGTCTGCTTCAGCCTCTTGCTACATGAAACCATTTGATCGTCTCCTTTGTTGCCAACTCTCAGCTGACGTTTTATTGCATTCCATTATTAGTTGAAGTTATGGTAAATCATATTATGGAATGAACTCCAAtgtttttctctttttttttgccCACTTGCTGTCTATATCCTTTCAAGAAAACTGATTTTGGTTAACTCTCTCCACAGTGCTCCGATGGTTCGAATGAATACGCTGGTCTATGCAACCTGCTTTGCTGATGCTGCAAGGTAGAACATAATGAAATTCTGGCAATTATATTTGTGTAACACTTCAACTTTATGTACATAATTATCCTGTACCATGCAAGCAGTAGCTTTTAAATCTCTTGATGCTTTGCTAGATATGTGATAGTATTGTATTTTCTTTAACAGTTCATCAGAGCTGTCACTGGCATATGTCAAGCTAATTGAACAGTTAGCAGTCTTCAAAGGATATTCAGGTTAGTTACTTGTATATGACCAACATGTATGTGCTACAACCTCCAAGAGCTATGTAAGTTTCCATAGTTTCTTATGGATTGATAATATCCATTTTTCTGTAGCGGCATTCTGTGCGCTCAAGCTTGCCGAAGAGAAGTTCCCATCCTCGACGAATTCGCAGATCCACCTTCTCAAAATGCAATTGCTACATGAGCGTGCCCTGCATCGGTACGAAGCTTCACTTCTTCTATCAACTGCACTACGTCTACAATTTGATCTGTTATTATTTGGTGTAAAATTGATCCATGTAGAGGACACCTGAGAATTGCGCAACAAATCGGTGATGAATTTGGGGTGCTCTCATCTTCTGTCAGTGGAGTAGACATTGAGCTAAAGACTGAAGCCAGTCTACGGCGTGCCCGCACGTTACTCGCTGCAAAACAGTTTAGCCAGGTTCTGAATTTACTTGCTTACTAGAGTTTACCCAAGAAGCACACGTGTTACGCATCTTATTGATCCTTTTATCTTTCATCCCTGCAAGTGGATTGACATATTTTGAACGCGTTTACTGTCTCCTTTGTATCCTTTGTGCAGGCAGCAGCTGTGGCGAATTCCCTTTTCACTACTTGCTACAAGTACAACATGCAAGTAGAGAATGCAAGTGTCCTTTTGTTACTTGCCGAAATACATAGAGTAAGACAGACCAGTTAATGTTGAGACTAGAACCTCATAAATATTGCAATGCCATGCAGAGAGAACTAATATTTTCCCTCCCTCTCCCACAGAAGTCTGACAACGCGGTCCTTGGCCTCACTTACGCATTAGCCAGCCAATCGTTTTGCAAATCGTTTAATTTGGATCTGCTTGAAGCTTCAGCCACACTTACTCTCGCTGAACTGTGGCTAGCTCTTGGATCTAACCATGCGAAGAGGGCCTTAAGTCTTGTTTATCAAAGCCTTCCTATGATTCTCGGCCATGGCGGTCTTGAGCTGCGTGCTCGGTCTCAGATAGTCTTAGCAAAATGTCATTTAACAGATCCAGAATTTTCAGGTATATAACCAGATGATGATTTCCTGCCATGTGCTTCTTACTCCACATTCAGTTGCTTGATGGACCGACCTCTGGTTATTTATTATGACAGTTTCTGAAGATCCTTGTGCTGTTCTGGACCCTCTAAATCAAGCGGCTGAAGATCTGCAGGTTTTAGAGGTGAGCTGACGGCTGCATCTCAAACTTCTCTTCCTGAATTGCTGAGACATTACCATCACCAGGATTGGGTTCAAAATGCATGAAGAGGACTATAAATCTCACGCAAATTAAAAATCCATTGTGATATGCAGTACCACGAGATGGCGGCAGAGGTGTACTATCTCAAGGCGATGACGTATAACCACCTGGGCAAGGAATATGAGAGGGAGGAAGCCGCGGCTCGTTTCAAGGAGCACGTCACCGCCCTCGAGAACCCGCGCGACGAGGAGGATTCACTCGTTTACTGATGTTGCACGGTTAATTTATAAACCCTTGGTAAAGCCGCAAAAAGGATGTCCTTCCAGTTTCTTGATAGGGTTCTCTGCAGATACGGCGACTTCATATTTTCCACACATGCTGAGATACTGACCCAAAGTGGTGCCTCATTTGCATGCAGAGTCCAAGCAGAGCGGCGAAAGTTTGCGCGCCGACATGATTCTCGTCCTTACATTTATGGATCTGTGGTGCTTGTTGACGAGATCATCACCTCCTGTGCGCACCAACTCCGCTATCATCCTGTTCCTTTTGGAATTCCGCTTGGTGGCTCAATGAGGCGGTCGGGTGTTATTTCAGTGATGTAATGGAGCTTCATGGTAGCAATGGCCGACAAGTGACGTTGTTGACGAAAAGTGTCAACGCCATATGCTATCTCTCTTTCGGTTTATATATAATGCCTGCGCGTATGTAAAACGGTCATTGATTTCCAAAATTTGGTCTAATTTGCCCAATATTGGTCAGTAAAGCTCAGTTAGCCAAATGCTTTTCGAGATGAATGTCCACTTCATCCTCTCTTTATGTGAAGCACGTGGCATCTTAGTTTGGTGGTGGTTTCGTGCGCTTAATTAGATCACTGCCATCGTAGTACAACTATATGATGTGGTTAATAGACCACTGTCATTTGTAGCAGAAAGCTCACTGCTTGAAAACGATGCAAATGCAGGGAGAAGGGATATTCAAATAATTTGGGGGAATAAATTATCTGTGCTTTGTGAACCTGCGAAATCTTGTGTAATAAGATGTCCATTTGTGTGCTCACGGCAAAATACAAAACACAAAAAACAAGATAAAGATAATAGGGTCATGCACACAGTTccattagggcatctccaacagcTGTAAGATAGGTGTTGGTAAATTTGCCACCTAGGATATAATGATGATGTGACATGTAATAAATGTGAAGAGCGAGCAAAGTTGTATGTAAAATAACTAACAACCTTTGCACAAGCTCCAAGGTGCAATAGAGAGCAATCACATTTATTTTCTCATCATCTATTGGATAGCTTAGATACAGCCTATTGAAGTAGTTGTATAATAGCTTGTTGGTTGATGACATGAACATTTTACCAACAGAACTAACATACAATctattggagatgcccttacacATATCCTTTACTCCCCGAATTTATCCATTACACATACCCGTACTGGTACTGCCCGATGGATAATTTTTTTCTCCATACCCGCCAACCGAGAAGGTAAATGGGTACCGCCAGGCAAAAAATTGATGCTGTTTCTTTTCATTGGTAATGGGATTGTGGGTGATGGTGGCAATTGTTAGCTTGCAGTGGTGCCGTTTTTTTTAAGATCCAACAATTGCTGGCTTTTCACTGCATTAGCAGGAAGCAATGGAAAAGAAACAAATGGGGTTCGGGTCCTAGGTCCTAGGACCAGTGGCGCCGTTTGTGGATTTGAAGACCCTCTTGATTTACATTGtattttatttgctttttgtGTTGCATTATAGATCTTTGTTCTCCTTGACGGATAACATGTAATTAAAAAAAGTAACGAACATGGAGAAGGCCGGTTAGAAAACATTTTATTTTGGCTTAAATTTTGCCTTTTCGAATTTTGTGGTTTTTCTAATTTTTATTATATATAAAAAATTGTTTCCCATATC
Proteins encoded in this region:
- the LOC125530259 gene encoding anaphase-promoting complex subunit 5 (The sequence of the model RefSeq protein was modified relative to this genomic sequence to represent the inferred CDS: added 100 bases not found in genome assembly), which produces MNVFAGVGGSAGEGAGAGAAAAARDAGSADFGALLELTPHKMAVCHLVQVFAPPAQQQHQAPPFPFDSVAHHNRLGLFLFALTRSCEDFLEPPLEELLRQLKAVDDLVNGWLCEQLTTTLAGLNSPDDLFNFFDKLRGVLTSPDGGSVEDEFLDPNSQLGVFLRCCILAFNSMTFEGVCHLLANLVAYCNSAEASYDLAEDEDFNGEIEMGDPMDADIGVRSGVFDRYTQGYATESHMGESSSSLVHAPISLHNFDEADIFKAEDNPTCLRSRWQLEAFLNQQADVLEKDPSSVPLNSFNNTMAQLQTLAPELHRVQFLQYLNALCHDDYVASLDHLHRYFDYSAGMQGLFSRSSSPHQDNIVGKYESALLCLGNLHCYFGHPKKALEAFTEAVRVSQMNNDDSCLAYILGAISNLLSKIGISSTVGLIGSRYSLGNNIGLGTPLSIQQQLLVLLKRSLKRADMLKLTSLLSFDHISLAKFDLKHVQRPLVSFGPNGSTKLRTCPADVCKNLRLSSHVLSDFGADGLSISSDNGSFSTSWLKNLSDASSSWCSSSTKPRKFITNDFDNFHFHAQPSPIPTSVLQLAGSAYLMRATAWEHYGSAPMVRMNTLVYATCFADAASSSELSLAYVKLIEQLAVFKGYSAAFCALKLAEEKFPSSTNSQIHLLKMQLLHERALHRGHLRIAQQIGDEFGVLSSSVSGVDIELKTEASLRRARTLLAAKQFSQAAAVANSLFTTCYKYNMQVENASVLLLLAEIHRKSDNAVLGLTYALASQSFCKSFNLDLLEASATLTLAELWLALGSNHAKRALSLVYQSLPMILGHGGLELRARSQIVLAKCHLTDPEFSVSEDPCAVLDPLNQAAEDLQVLEYHEMAAEVYYLKAMTYNHLGKEYEREEAAARFKEHVTALENPRDEEDSLVY